The window GTGTTTGGCTTGCCCAGGGAGACCCAGGCCTTGGCTTGCACCCCCTCCTTATTCCCCAAGATCTAGCTGAGTCATGGATTGGAATGGAGGAGGTGGGAGAGCTGTCAGTGGAATTCCCTCTGAGCAGTATTCCCTTTCTCCCCACCCACTTTAGGACTTCTGTGTGACCGTCTCCTTCACCTTCTTCTGGCTGGTGGCAGCAGCGGCATGGGGCAAAGGTCTGACGGACGTGAAAGGGGCCACTCGCCCTTCTAGCCTGATTGCCGCCATGTCAGTGTGCCACGGGGATGAGGCGGTCTGCAGTGCCGGGGCCACCCCCTCCATGGGGCTTGCCAACATCTCTGTGGTAAGAGTCGTTGTCCCTGGGAGAAGGGGGAATCAGCACAGAGACTCATCCTAGCCAACATTCTGAAAGATGAATGCACTTGTCCCCAGGGCCACAGAGGCTGGCTCCTGCTTGGAGCCTGGCCCACCTCTTCACCCCTCCCCACTCAATGCTACTTCTCCCTAGTGGTCAGGAAGGTTAGAATAACTAATCTCCTGCTACTGGCTGGAGGGGCTTCAGGCTCCCTGAGAAGCCCTGCCTTTCTTGGCCTCAGGTACAGAACACAGGATAATCACTCATGTAGAGAAGGTTGGGCACAGTGGAAGGGTGTGGGATACAGCTTTAAcctcttccttatttcctcaCTTCCCTCTATCTCCAAACAGAATCTCTGCTTGCCACCTCCCACTCCTCTGGGGTTATAGGTGTGGATGTATATGTATGAACCAGAAAGAATATTATCAAGGAGAACAGGGAATGGGAGCCAGCAAGATGGCTGGAAAGGTCAGATTCTTTATTAGAGGAGGTTAGGGTCAGAGCGAGAAGGGGCCTGACACCAGAGAAATAACTCATATCACCCAGCCTAGAGTAGGGGCTGCAAGAAGGGCATTTAGGCCTGGCCCTAGGCCTCCTTGAGGGGTCGGGAGAAAGACCCTGAGGGGAGGGGCTTCCTTGAACGGGCAGGCCACCAACTCTAATGGTTGAAAAAAAGTGGTGACAGACATTGGCCATGTAAAGCTCCTTCAAGTCCAACACAAAGGCCTCTCTGATGCTCAGCCAATTAACCCCCTCTTCATTATTCTCTATCACCCAGGGAGCCAGATCTTCCCGGAGAGCCAGCTACTCACTGGACATATGTTGGCTATAGATCTGGATACACACTATTGTATCTGTATTAAGTCTTTCAGACCGCTAGGGTACCATTTAGCATGATGGCGACAGTTCCCCTGCCCTTGGATTCCTTGCCTCTGGCACGATCTCTTGCTCTCTGCCTCCcaacccctttctttttttctatcctgTGTACATACCTGTCTACTACACGCAACCGGTCATAAGTGCACGTGATGGCTGTCGCCTCCTGCTTTGGGATTCTTCTCCACCACCCCAGTCTCCAGCTTTCAACCTCTTTCTATCCCTGTCAGTAGCCTATCCACACACAGGCTCCCACCTGAGACCCCACACGACTGAGGGCAATTTCCCTCATGTGCCTGCCTATGTGGGGACACACACAAGTGGATGTGACGAGATCTCTCTCTTCACAACAGGGCTTGACCATCCCTTCTGCTCTCATTGCAGCTCTTTGGCTTCATCAACTTCTTCCTGTGGGCCGGGAACTGTTGGTTTGTGTTCAAGGAGACCCCGTGGCACGGGCAGGCCCAGGGCCAGGAGCAGGACCAGGGTGACAGCAAGGAGAGTGCCGCTGAGCAGGGCGCTGTGGAGAAGCAGTAACTGGCCCTCCTGTCCCTCTCCTGTCCACCTCCCCCGGCTTCTTCGACTTCCTTCCAGGACTTCCCTCCTCCTCTTGTACCTCTCCCCTCCTCGCTGATTCTTCTGGGCTGGGTGCTTGGGGATGATGGATGGGCCGGCAccccacctccctcccagggGCCATCATCCCTCTGAGTTCCCATTTCCTCTCCTCTGTCCCAGGGTCTCAGGACCTGGGTCTGGGCAGGAACTCGGCACTGCCGGTCTTCTGGTGGTCTTCCTCAAGTCTGAGCTGAATCTGAGGATCAGTATCCTGCTGAACAGGGGCCGGTGGGAGGTCGGAGTAGGGCATGCCTAGCCCGGAGGGCTGTTCCCTTTAGTATCCCCCAGGGATGGTCCAGCCCAGCTCCAATAACCAAGGGTTGGGGGGGAGTAGAAAGGTACAGGAGAGGGGCTGGATGATGGGTCCTCCCTCAGATGGGAGGGCCCAGCAGAGACTTGTCTGCCTTTTATGGGCTGTGGTGGGTCAGACTCTGGAGTCCCTGTTATCTTCATTCAAACAAGTTTTCCCTGTTCCTTCCATTCACCTCTGGGGTCTCTGTTTTCCAGGGGCCAATCAGTCTGTACTGTCACCCAGGCAGGTCCCTGGGGCTCTTTCCCCTGGGCCCACCTATCTGTGCAGATCCAgagaggcaaggctgaggcaggAGAGCTGGCTATTTCCTCCCTGCCTAGACAGATAGGAACACAGGGTCCTGAACACACAGAGTTCTGGCAGGGACAACTCTCTGTATGttgggggctgggggggaggggaagaaggctGGCCTAGAAAATGGACTGTTCTTGAGTCATCCCTGCTGAGGCCTACATTCTGTGTGGCAGACGAATTGTAACTTGGGCCTCCTCCTTCAGCAGTTCTGGGTCTGGAAACTGCTGGCAGAGGCAGTTTTTGCTGTTTCTGAGGGAACCCCTTCCCTGGAGGGAGCTGGGTTGAGCTCTGCCCCAGGGACACCCTCTCTCTACTTGGATGTCCTTTAGCAGCTCCTGGTTCCAGTCAAGTCAGCCCCGACATCAAGTGCCTACTCTGTGAAAAGCCTCAGGGAGATGGGGAGAACTTGAAGGTGAAAAAGCAAGCTAGCAAcatccctgccttcagggagtttTCAGTTTGTGAAGGAAGGGATCAAACACAAGTGAGATAAGTACAATGCCAGGGGCAATGAGATTAGAAACATAGGGCAGATTCAGATCAAGGGTTATCTGAGGAGAGAGGGCCCTAAGCATCCCTGTGCTCCTTTCCACATTTGGAAAGAGGCTTGTGACACCGATcgataattatttattaatcaatcaacaaacattgttTAAGCATTTACGAGTCAGACACTGTCACCAGAAAGCTCCCAGACCTGCCTCATTTTAGGATTCTGAAAATCTAGTCTTGGCTCCCTTATCCACTCTTTCATCCAGCATCAGAGCTCATgggtcccttgccttgcctttctacTAACTCTGCCTAAGCTTTTCTTCCATTCCTCTGAGGAGGCCAGGTATGAGAGGGGTTTCAGAAGAGCCCAAGGGACATACCCAGATATATATTCTAGGTTTCATATACATTGGGTTGgcctgtccccccccccctttacttggcctatttttcttgtttcatgTTTTTGCCGTCCtgatcttttccttctccttcaatctcttGTGGCCCTATCCTCTTTCCATCTGTCTGAACAGGCCAATATTATTGGTGCTTCATCTCTTTGGGACCTTATATTCAACCATGACCCAGTTTCACATTTGCCTCCGTTTTCTCTCTTCCTGAGACCTCTACTAGACCCTTCTGTCTCCCCAAGGTCCTGCGTAAGTGGCTCTTAACCAGAACTCACTGGTTTTCTGAGAGTCCCAGGCCACTATGACGACTTCCCctgatttcctctttcctctcaatCCCATTCAAGAAAACTTTGGATTAGTTTTACTTTGTTAATTGTCTAGGCTAGAAATCAGAACTCCTGGGTTCTAGCCCAGATGTTGTGATCCCAACTGGGTCAGTTGATCCCTCTCTTGAAATTACCCCACCTATGAAAGTACACTGGAGTCCTTTGAGTGGGAAGAATTAGGGTGTCTGATGAGAACTGTTTTTTCTTGAATGGGGGAAGGGGCTTGGAGATGGAGGAAAAGAGCTTGTCCCCAGGCTTGATCCTGGCCCAAGATGTGCCCATATACACTTAAAGACACCTGTGGATGGCTCTGACCACAGCTCTGACAAGGAATagcaatggatttttttttttcatttttcttcaagcTAGCCCTAATGGGGGGCTCTGTGAGTAGTGTCTACTGTGATTTGTTTGAATCCTgtgttatgtatttatttatttgaaatgtgAAAGAGAAAAGTGTTCAAATGAGCTGGCTGAAATCAGCACCTGGCCCTTCACCAGGGAAGTGGGGTATGCTAAGGATCCCCAGTCCATTTTACTGTGTGGAGGCCAAACTTTCTCCTCAGCCCTCACCACTGATGGGAAGTCACGAGATGTGGAGGAAACAGGGTTGGGATGGGAAATCGAAGGCCGGGGTGGGAAAAGTAACTCTGCTATGTGACACCTGGGTGGCCTTGGAGAAAGTCCTTAACTTCCTTGGGAGGCCTtagtttttctgtctcttctaaAAGGAGAGACTAGATGATCTTCAAAGGTTCTTCCCCCCAAGTCTATTATCTCGTGACTTCTTTGTGGTCACCAAGAGGCTGATTTGATTTTAGCTAGAGATAACCCTAATTTGGGCTCCTTGGGTGGCCTTATTgcgctctctttctctctctctctctggccatCCTAAGGAGAAAGatcatctcatttttttattaCCTCCGGGTGGGGGCAGAACTTGAGAGGGTCCTGGGCTCAGCACACAGGACTGTTGTCCCTTGGAACCAGGGGTCCTTGCTTGGCACGGCCCCGAGTGAGGAAGGCATAAGCAGTCTGTGTCCCCATTCTCCAAGCACAGTGGAGAGCTGGTCCACGGGGCCCTTGGCCCTGGGCTGCTCGCCCGTCCGGGTGCCCGCCTGGGACCCTCGGTGCCATGGGAGCCCCTGCCCCTCTGCTTCACGGGAGTGATGCTGCATGTCGTTTTCCGGTGCTTGTGACTGGAGCTTCAATAAACAGCCGTGTGCCAGTTTGCCATGAAGGCCCCCGTCTTGGCATGTGTCCTCCGTGCCGCCCCTGCCCTGCCCCGGGGGGCCGGCGCCCACTCCCCGCACGCGCTGGAGCGCCGCCTCCCGCAGGGGGCCCGACAGGTGCTgcggcccggccccgccggcTCCGGGGAAGGGGTGTGGCCTGCGGCCGCCCCGCGGAGGCCGCCCCCGGCGGATGTGCTCCCCGCCCCCTCCGGCGTCCTCGGCCCAGCCTCCCCGCAGCCTCCCCCTGCCCTCTCGGCtgaccccacccacccaccccgcCGCCCGCCGGGAGGGCAGCGCCGCCGCGGACGCGGAGCCCGGGGCAGGCCGGCCGCCGGGGCCCCGCCGCCGTCGCGAGTGGGGCCCCGTGGAGGAGCGCGCGGGCCGCCGGACCGTGAGCCGGGCCCGCGGCCGCGCCGCCGCGCGCCCCGCCCCGCCTATGAGCGGCCTCAGCATCCTCCCCACCCCTGCCGGGACTACGCTTCCCAGCGGGCTGTGcgcgggggcgggggccgggcgcGGAGGGCCGGCGGGCCGCGCCACGCCTGCGCAGGGCGCGGGGCGGCCCGCGGGGGGCGTGCCCGCGGTGGGGCGGAGGGGAAGCCGGGGGGGCGCGCGGAGGCGCCGGGGCGGGCGCGCGTCCGCGGCGGTGATGGCGGTGCGTGAACGCGCGGCGGCAGCAATGGCCGCTCTGGAGCGGCGGGTGCCGAGTCTCGATGACTTCGCGGGACAGAGCTGGAGCTCGTGGGTGGAGCGGGCCGACCTGCCCGCGGCCGACGGTGAGCGAagcgccccccgcgccccgggGCCCCGGCCggcgcctcccctccccccctcccggCCCCCGCCGGCCGAGGGGAGCCGCCGACGGGAGCCGCCGTCCGGCGCCCCGGCCCCCGAACAAAGGACCCGCCGGGTCCTAGTGCCCGCCCGCCGCGGCGGCGCGGCGCCCCCGGGTCCTAGCGCCGGCCgccggcgccgccgccgccgctcctcctcccctcccccgcccggcccccgcttccgccccccgccccgggccgCTTCCACGTGTTTCCCACGCACCCCGCTTCCCTGCGCCCCCGACCCCCGGCTCgccgctcctcctcctcctgggcGCCCCCCCCTGCCCCGGCGGGGCCTCCCCGCGCTCTTTGACCCCGGGGCCGCGGGAGCGCCCGGCCTTTCGGGGTGACAGCGGCGCCGCACCCCCGAAGTTTGCGGGCCGAGGCTGGGCCCCTCGGCCGGCGCGGGACGGACTCGGGAGGGGGCGCCCCCCGCGGCGGGGGGCTCCGCAGGCCCGGCCCGCGGCGGGGGCGCCAGTGCCGGCCTCGGGGCGCCTTAGGAGCCGGAAATGGAATCGGGCGGCTTGGTCAGAGAGGAGCCCCCAGGAGGAGGCAGGGTCGGGGGGCCCTCCCCCCCCCCGGGCCGGCCCAAGGGGGGCCCCCGGGGCCCCGGGCCGCAGTTTGTTTATTCTTACCCCGGACCGTTCCCAGACCTCGggagccgggccgggcccggggggcTGCTCCGGGGGTCCATCCCCGGTGACTTGGGAGAATGGCCCCCAGGGGCCCTGGGAAGGGCCGGAAAGTGGAGGAGGGTCTGGAATGAAAGGCTCCgcgttggggggagggaggggagccCAGGCTCGCCCCTTTAAATAGAGGACCGTGCCTTCCAGGGGGTGGCACTGGCCCACGGCCACCGGGAAGGGGCTGTAGAGTGGCCCAGAAGCTGGGTCCTTGAGGAAGTGGCTGCGGGTGGGAGGTGGGCAGCAGCGCTGAAGCCTCTGGAAGGGCCCTTAGGAGCACTTGGAGTGACCCCCAAGGATGCCCCAAATAGCCCTCAGCACCAGGGAATGTTTGCacacctccccaccccctctcGGAGGGTTCGGGCCACACTGACATGGAGAAGAACCACAAGAGGCGAGGTCTCTGGATTGGACGCTTGCAGCCTGGCCACCCAAGGATACCGGGGGGCTCCCCAAGGAGCGACGTGGTGCTGACCCGGCTGTGTCTCTCTCAGGCGCTGAGCTGGAGGAGAGCAACAAGAATGGGAAGAAGAAGCTGGATGCCATGACCCTCATCAAGGAAGGTGGGAGCCGGCAGAGCTGAGCCTTGAGACCCCAGGCCGACCGATCCGCGCtcttgggtgaccttgggaaaattagTTCTCCTTTCCGGGCCTCTGTTTCCCTGTCTGTACGGTGATGGATTTGGCTCGGATGGCTTCGAAGTCCTTTCTATGTCTAGATCTGCCATCTTCACTCCTTGCAAGAGGAGCTTGGTTTGGAAGCATCAGGTCATGGGGATGGTTTCTCTTCCTAAGAGAAGAAGTATGGTTGCCCGGCTCTGTCCCTCCCATATCCCAGAGCTTAGGAGGCTGGGCAccctctgggggatcggtggcaTTGGGATGGGGGGACAGCTCAAGCCCTTTTGCAAAATGATGGGAACCCCTGTCATTGCAGACATGTCCATCTTTGGGCACTGCCCTGCCCATGATGAGTTCTACCTGGTCGTGTGTAACCACTGCAGCCAAGTGGTGAAGCCTCAAGCTTTCCAGAAGCATTGTGGTGAGGGACGCAAGGGGCTGGGGGCATGAGGAGGAAGGACCAGAGGAGCAAGGAGGGGCAGCCGGAGGGGGAGGAAGCAGTCACTTAGAGACGAAAGGAAGGATGTTGGGGTTGGTGTATGGCCAACAGAAACTTTCATTCAGCTTGGAGAAGAGGAGAGACCCCCAAAGGGGGTAGTACATTTGGGGGTAAACCTCCAAGGACAATACTCTTGAGAGGAGAGGGGCATGGAAGAAGCTGGGATATAGAAGGAAGGAGGTGGTTGATGCCATTCACTTTGGGTTGCTTTGCCCTTTACTGTGACAGAAAGAAGACACGGGCCCCTCAGCAAACTGTATGCCCGGGCTCAGGCCTCTGCCACTTCTCAGAAATGCCATGCAGTCAATGGGCAAGGTCCGACTTGTGGGGGCCAGGGCCCAACCAAAGCCTCCTCAAAGGAGAAGGTGCCAGGGGGCCGAGGTCGGGCCAATCATCCCCCTGAGAAGGCACAAAAGGACAACCTCTGGTAAGGAGAGGCTGAGGCCTCATCTTGGGCGCCTTCTCACCTTGGGCAAAGAAGGGTTTAATGGAGGAGGCATACCACCCCTGGGCTGGCTGAGGTCACTGCCCAAGGCTGAAGGGTGTACAACCTGTCCTCACCTCCTCAACTGCCAAGATGACCGAGGCCTTTGGCACCCAGTGCCCCCTTGGGAAGCTTCTAAGGCTCCAGGGAAAGCCTCCAGAAGGCAGAGACCCCTAGTGGGGATAGAGCTGAAGCCTTGGGGAAGGCTCTGGCCCCTCCCTGCTCCCAGAGCCTCTCCCTTCAGCCTGCTTCCACTCTTTCCTTCTAGTCTCTTCGTGCCTGTGGTGAATTTGGAGAAGATTTCCAGTCTCCCTAAACCTGATGGACAAGGGATCAGAGTGAACCCCAAGCCTCTGCCTCCTCATTCCACTTTCCTCGGCCCACCCAGTGGTCTTCCTAAGGATGCCCCCGGGAAAGCCCCCACAGCTCCCTCTTCCAAAGAGCTTCCCAGCAAAGGGAGCAACGATTCAGTCCTCAAGGAGGGGCCTAGCCCCCAGGCAGAGAGCAGTAGCCCCCCTGAGAAGGAGCCCAGTGTTGCTCGGCTTCAGCCCAAGGCCCACAAGAAGATGGCGCGTGAGTTGTGATTTTGGAGGCAGGAGTGAAGGGCAGGGATGGGCTCCTCTGCTTTGCTGAAAGGGCTGTCCTAGCAGTAGCAGGTGGAGGAGCCTGGGGGAGGAGGCTTCTGAGGTAGAAGAGGCCAAGAGGCTGCCCAGGGAGCCAGCATGAGGTCAGGCCCTCTGGGGGTTGATACGTAGCATCAGACAATTGAGAATCCCTTGTAACTAGTTTTCCAGGTGTGAGATGCAACCCttgttttctgataggttttgCTTTGAGTCTGGATGCCTGCAAAGGGATCTCTCTATCTCCACTTTCCTAAGTGATCCCCTAGCTTCACCCCCAAGGAGAGCCAAAGGCAGCTTCAGCCTAAGCCCATGTGGTTCCCAGGAGCCCCCCCTCCAGGGCTACGTGACGCTCTTGGGGGCCCACAGGAGCTGGGCACTAAGTTGAGGCTGCCCACTCTCTCTCTGCAGGGAAGGAGTGTGATCTGAACAGGCAGTGTGGGGTGGTGAACCCAGAGACCAAAAAGATCTGTACCCGCCTGCTGACCTGCAAGGTATCCGTTGATTGGGGAGGGCAGGCCCAGGCCTAGACCGTTGGGAAGGAAAGGTTGGGGAAACCCTGGTATCCAGAGGGCAGCTTCTAAGGACCTAGACCAAGAACCGGCTGAGGGGAAGAAGCTGGCCCGAGTCCATCGCTCCAGAGACTGGGTGATGGTCTTTGTTTCCAGAAGGTTCAAGCAAGGGAAGAGCAGGTTGGGTGATGAAAATTGGGGAGAACTCAAATACAATTGCTTGTGTCCAAACCCTTTGGTTGAGCTCTCTCAAACCTGTGTTCCAGATTCACTCGGTGCATCAGCGCCGGGAGGTCCAGGGTCGGGCCAAGGATTTTGATGTGCTGGTGGCAGAGCTGAAAGCCAATTCCCGAAAAGGGGAGTCCCCCAAAGAGAAGAGTCCTGGGCGCAAGGACCTGGGCCCCGAGCGCCTCTCTCAGGAGCTGCCTTCCTCAGCCCAGACAGTGGCAGCTCTGCCTGGCAGCACCTTCCCACCCAGGGCCAAGCAGACCTATTCCTACTGTACACTGCCTAGGTAAGGGTCCACCTCTTCCCCCAGATCTGCTGTATCTGTACCCCAAGAAAGAAAGATCTCAGAGGAGTGGTGAATGGGGGGGGCTCTCCTGGCATCCTCCTAGGATCTATTTTTGTCTGGGGGTCAGGTTCTGTTTTTTCAGAGAGGAGTCTCACTCTGGGgagcagagaagggagagacagtGAAGGGGATGCTTCTGATCTGGTCTTGATATCCAGACAGATGATCATTATTCCTCATCTCCTTGATGCTGCGCTTGCTCCTTTAAAAAGAATGTCTGGGGCTGGGGGGTCAGAAGCTTTAGGGGACTCAGGAGGGAGGGTGTTAATCCCTCATGCATCCCTGTGCCTTGTGCAGCAGACTGAAGCTTAGTAAGGCACGGACAGGGCCTGGACCCTAAGTGAAATGGGGAACATCCTCTTGATATCCCCTAGGGCCCAAAGTATTGTGCTGGGGATGGGGGTGCTGCCCTCCTCTGGCAGCCGAGTGAGACTCAGCCAGGCATCTCAGCACAGAGGGCCAGGCTGGTCAGGGAGCCAGACTTGACTTAGTGCTTGGAGCCCTGAGAAGGAGGGACAGAGATGGGGTCCTGGAGGAAGTGACAAGAGGCAGGGGGAGTGATCAAGAACTGGGAAAATGTGTTTGGAGGCGGTGCCCGGTGTGGATGTGGAGAGGCCGCTTGTGCCGTGAGTCCCTGTGGCAGCTGAGGTGCCGCTCCTGCCCAGGCTCCAGCAG is drawn from Macrotis lagotis isolate mMagLag1 chromosome 5, bilby.v1.9.chrom.fasta, whole genome shotgun sequence and contains these coding sequences:
- the ATXN7L2 gene encoding ataxin-7-like protein 2 isoform X2, with product MAVRERAAAAMAALERRVPSLDDFAGQSWSSWVERADLPAADGAELEESNKNGKKKLDAMTLIKEDMSIFGHCPAHDEFYLVVCNHCSQVVKPQAFQKHCERRHGPLSKLYARAQASATSQKCHAVNGQGPTCGGQGPTKASSKEKVPGGRGRANHPPEKAQKDNLCLFVPVVNLEKISSLPKPDGQGIRVNPKPLPPHSTFLGPPSGLPKDAPGKAPTAPSSKELPSKGSNDSVLKEGPSPQAESSSPPEKEPSVARLQPKAHKKMARKECDLNRQCGVVNPETKKICTRLLTCKIHSVHQRREVQGRAKDFDVLVAELKANSRKGESPKEKSPGRKDLGPERLSQELPSSAQTVAALPGSTFPPRAKQTYSYCTLPRSRVSSESELDDEGPCGSDRDPGLFPFPLPRGGAQASSEESEDDVAPEDIHHLPDCHYATRPPRPQAFCTFGSRLVSPGCYVFSRRLDRFCSALSSMLERHLSSHMWKKIPPAAEPPAHLLAAPPPVPPSPSSAGTCPRLSGAGHRPPFPPSAPVAKDSPGPGYPAGSPSVGAACSQAECTGGSQAITSPLPANTPSPSFSKLPPSKAGKPAKAKDGTDAEAPSRKRKLSPGPAAFKRTCILDGPGKAKPTGCRAPPAKAKPGLGIGLNGAVGPRVKRAGPLDCRGPPHPPPAPVKASQLENRGGAGPPAKALPPGCLSEEEAKKRKNLATYCRPVKAKHCPAGPPADACPVRRKKPGPGLGFEEKCTTLKSKAH
- the ATXN7L2 gene encoding ataxin-7-like protein 2 isoform X1, whose protein sequence is MSRSAIFTPCKRSLVWKHQVMGMVSLPKRRSMVARLCPSHIPELRRLGTLWGIGGIGMGGQLKPFCKMMGTPVIADMSIFGHCPAHDEFYLVVCNHCSQVVKPQAFQKHCERRHGPLSKLYARAQASATSQKCHAVNGQGPTCGGQGPTKASSKEKVPGGRGRANHPPEKAQKDNLCLFVPVVNLEKISSLPKPDGQGIRVNPKPLPPHSTFLGPPSGLPKDAPGKAPTAPSSKELPSKGSNDSVLKEGPSPQAESSSPPEKEPSVARLQPKAHKKMARKECDLNRQCGVVNPETKKICTRLLTCKIHSVHQRREVQGRAKDFDVLVAELKANSRKGESPKEKSPGRKDLGPERLSQELPSSAQTVAALPGSTFPPRAKQTYSYCTLPRSRVSSESELDDEGPCGSDRDPGLFPFPLPRGGAQASSEESEDDVAPEDIHHLPDCHYATRPPRPQAFCTFGSRLVSPGCYVFSRRLDRFCSALSSMLERHLSSHMWKKIPPAAEPPAHLLAAPPPVPPSPSSAGTCPRLSGAGHRPPFPPSAPVAKDSPGPGYPAGSPSVGAACSQAECTGGSQAITSPLPANTPSPSFSKLPPSKAGKPAKAKDGTDAEAPSRKRKLSPGPAAFKRTCILDGPGKAKPTGCRAPPAKAKPGLGIGLNGAVGPRVKRAGPLDCRGPPHPPPAPVKASQLENRGGAGPPAKALPPGCLSEEEAKKRKNLATYCRPVKAKHCPAGPPADACPVRRKKPGPGLGFEEKCTTLKSKAH